In Garra rufa chromosome 15, GarRuf1.0, whole genome shotgun sequence, a single genomic region encodes these proteins:
- the LOC141287707 gene encoding uncharacterized protein: MPEQSSLLTEIDRLKQVHQQTQQREQRVQAELRHTQSRFDSFRDQIFKTVQVSDKESDKKVLDHLTELMEQMEMYKTKVHDFEMKLKEEAHTQSKMLAETQKFRARLQECQRRVQDACIADTVLMEISGLQDMILSPSLSWVQEHSLSILNVLHRVLQNAAQSLQTAGVDVSLKTGGESGALQILCQKHIEVESELRKLKSEMQKLQETEIQSRDLHSRLEFIQKQFEMEKLQAAEGQREMKNTLMRQLEEVMADLKSVRQTESALCREIETRKTEWQTKMEEAMVREAELKETLRELHLKEEERSEKMKQCEKREVQALQRGAEEERQKHRVEVEEYREQVRQHAYTIVAMETRINNAKQSEERWKEMEEERDSLMEQLRGEHSHSSINISPSKIILKLLYSEYIAIFDWSCRESLVSSQQEVVSQSEIINALSRDLAQAHARLSDITGELSEQQKLELESHKALVVDQKIQLSMLTQKLTMMSQLVEQKDEEIKKLGEKLRMWHS, translated from the exons ATGCCA GAACAGAGTTctctgctgacagagatagacaGACTGAAGCAGGTTCATCAGCAGACGCAGCAGAGAGAACAGAGAGTTCAAGCAGAACTCAGACACACACAGTCAAGG TTTGACAGTTTCCGTGACCAGATTTTCAAAACTGTGCAAGTTTCAGACAAAGAATCAGACAAAAAG gtGTTGGACCATTTAACAGAGCTAATGGAACAGATGGAGATGTACAAAACAAAAGTGCACGACTTTGAAATGAAACTCAAAGAAGAGGCTCACACACAGAGCAAAATGTTGGCTGAGACCCAGAAATTTAGAGCCAGACTGCAGGAATGTCAG AGACGAGTGCAAGATGCATGCATTGCGGACACAGTTCTGATGGAAATATCTGGGCTGCAGGACATGATTTTGAGTCCTTCGCTCAGCTGGGTTCAAGAGCATTCACTTTCTATATTGAACGTCCTGCATAGAGTACTGCAGAATGCTGCTCAGAGCTTACAGACAGCAGGGGTTGATGTGTCATTGAAGACTGGAG GAGAATCAGGTGCCTTACAGATTTTGTGCCAGAAACACATAGAGGTTGAATCAGAGCTAAGAAAACTAAAG TCAGAGATGCAGAAGCTTCAGGAGACAGAGATACAAAGCAGAGATCTTCACAGTAGGCTGGAGTTCATACAAAAGCAGTTTGAGATGGAGAAACTTCAG GCAGCCGAGGGGCAGAGAGAGATGAAAAACACACTAATGCGACAGCTGGAAGAGGTCATGGCTGATCTAAAGTCAGTGAGACAAACTGAG AGTGCCTTGTGTAGGGAGATTGAGACACGCAAGACCGAGTGGCAAACCAAGATGGAAGAAGCCATGGTACGAGAGGCAGAGCTGAAGGAAACACTGCGTGAATTGCATCTCAAAGAGGAGGAGAGGAGCGAGAAGATGAAGCAGTGTGAGAAAAGAGAGGTGCAGGCCCTGCAGAGAGGAGCTGAAGAGGAGAGACAGAAACACAGAGTTGAGGTAGAGGAGTACAGAGAACAGGTGCGACAACATGCATACACCATTGTTGCCATGGAGACACGAATAAACAATGCTAAGCAGAGTGAGGAAAGATGGaaagagatggaggaggagagagACTCACTGATGGAGCAACTCAGAGGTGAACACAGCCACTCATCTATAAACATAAGTccatccaaaa TCATATTAAAGCTGCTGTATTCTGAATATATTGCCATTTTTGATTGGTCCTGCAGGGAATCTTTAGTCTCGTCCCAACAGGAAGTGGTCAGTCAGAGTGAGATCATCAATGCCCTAAGTCGTGACCTGGCCCAGGCTCATGCACGGCTCTCTGATATAACAG GAGAACTTAGTGAACAGCAGAAGTTAGAGTTGGAAAGTCATAAAGCTTTGGTGGTGGACCAGAAGATTCAGCTGAGCATGCTCACACAGAAGCTAACCATGATGTCGCAACTAGTGGAACAGAAAGATGAAGAGATCAAGAAACTGGGGGAAAAACTGAG GATGTGGCACTCATGA